The following proteins are encoded in a genomic region of Stutzerimonas stutzeri:
- the hppD gene encoding 4-hydroxyphenylpyruvate dioxygenase, protein MADLFENPMGLMGFEFIEFASPAPNVIEPVLESMGFSHVANHRSKDVALYRQGEINAIINREPKSHAAFFAAEHGPSVCGMAFRVKDAHQAYAKALELGAQAVDMPTGPMELRLPAIKGIGGAPLYLIDRFGEGSSIYDIDFVFLDGVDRHPVGAGLKIIDHLTHNVYRGRMAYWADFYEKLFNFREIRYFDIKGEYTGLTSKAMTAPDGMIRIPLNEESSKGAGQIEEFLMQFNGEGIQHVAFLTDNLIETWDKLKASGTVFMTAPPETYYEMLEDRLPNHGEPVEELKSRGILLDGASENGEQRLLLQIFSGTLLGPVFFEFIQRKGDSGFGEGNFKALFESIERDQIKRGVLSTTD, encoded by the coding sequence ATGGCCGACCTGTTTGAAAACCCTATGGGCCTCATGGGCTTCGAGTTCATCGAGTTTGCCTCGCCCGCCCCAAACGTCATCGAGCCGGTACTGGAGAGCATGGGCTTTTCCCATGTCGCCAACCACCGTTCCAAGGATGTAGCGCTGTATCGCCAGGGCGAGATCAACGCGATCATCAATCGCGAGCCGAAAAGCCACGCGGCTTTCTTCGCTGCCGAGCACGGCCCGTCCGTGTGCGGCATGGCCTTCCGCGTCAAGGATGCTCACCAGGCGTACGCCAAGGCGCTGGAACTTGGCGCACAGGCTGTTGATATGCCCACCGGGCCGATGGAGCTGCGCCTGCCGGCGATCAAGGGTATCGGCGGCGCGCCGCTGTATCTGATCGACCGCTTCGGCGAAGGCAGTTCGATCTACGATATCGACTTCGTTTTCCTGGACGGCGTGGACCGTCACCCAGTCGGTGCCGGCCTGAAGATCATCGATCACCTGACGCACAACGTTTATCGTGGCCGCATGGCGTACTGGGCCGATTTCTACGAGAAGTTGTTCAACTTCCGCGAGATCCGCTACTTCGACATCAAGGGCGAGTACACCGGCCTGACCTCCAAAGCCATGACCGCCCCGGACGGCATGATCCGTATCCCGCTGAACGAGGAGTCCAGCAAGGGGGCAGGGCAGATCGAAGAGTTCCTGATGCAGTTCAACGGCGAGGGTATCCAGCACGTCGCCTTCCTGACCGATAACCTGATCGAGACCTGGGACAAGCTCAAGGCCAGCGGTACGGTGTTCATGACCGCGCCGCCGGAAACCTACTACGAGATGCTCGAGGATCGTCTGCCCAACCATGGCGAACCGGTCGAGGAACTGAAATCACGCGGCATTCTGCTGGACGGTGCATCGGAGAACGGCGAGCAGCGCCTCCTGCTGCAGATATTCTCGGGCACCTTGCTCGGCCCGGTGTTCTTCGAGTTCATTCAGCGCAAGGGTGATAGCGGCTTCGGCGAGGGCAACTTCAAGGCTCTGTTCGAATCCATCGAGCGCGACCAGATCAAACGTGGTGTCTTGAGCACTACAGACTGA
- a CDS encoding TetR/AcrR family transcriptional regulator translates to MTQLLPDDRLLKALAVAFVDRPRATLKELAEAAGISKATLHRLCGTRDNLVEMLMAHGLNVMNHIIQRTDLDNAEPLTAFKHLIQEHLAHRELLMFLMFQYRPDSLDPANEGAKWIPYDSALDAFFLRGQRAGLFRIEIAAPVLTELFLSLIYGIVDAERRGRAASAASAGIIEQFFLQGAGVRDS, encoded by the coding sequence ATGACGCAGCTTCTCCCCGATGATCGCCTGCTCAAGGCGCTGGCCGTCGCGTTCGTCGATCGCCCTCGGGCAACGTTGAAGGAACTCGCGGAAGCCGCGGGTATCAGCAAAGCGACGTTGCATCGGCTTTGCGGCACCCGTGACAACCTGGTTGAGATGCTGATGGCGCATGGCCTGAATGTCATGAACCACATCATTCAGCGGACGGATCTCGATAACGCAGAACCGCTGACGGCTTTCAAACACCTGATTCAGGAGCACCTGGCGCATCGAGAGTTGCTGATGTTCCTGATGTTCCAGTACCGGCCCGACTCGCTCGATCCCGCTAACGAAGGGGCAAAGTGGATTCCGTACGACAGCGCATTGGATGCGTTCTTCCTCAGAGGTCAGCGCGCCGGGCTCTTTCGCATTGAGATAGCGGCGCCGGTACTGACTGAGCTGTTCCTTTCGCTGATCTACGGCATCGTAGATGCGGAACGCCGAGGCCGTGCAGCAAGCGCGGCGTCAGCAGGCATCATCGAGCAGTTCTTTTTGCAGGGCGCGGGCGTGCGAGACAGCTGA
- a CDS encoding MFS transporter, with protein MLAAVLLAFTPIMIDVTILHIAIPTLTLDLRASGTDVLWIVDIYPLFMAGLLVPMGVLTDRIGTQRTLLIGMTMFSLASIGAAFSPTPGALIAARAALALGSAMMMPAILAVVRRAFDDEQERGVALGLWGTVAASGAAVGPLVGGLLLEHFWWGSVFLINVPIMLAVMPLVYGLVPNDGSGSRAPWPIGQALVLIAGLMLSVFAIKALLKPGQSVLFTTALLVIGIGLLSAFVRFQLRSPHPMLDLSLFKGAQVRAGLAMALIASGALAGIELTIAQEMQFVIGKSPLAAGLFLLPLMAAAAVGGPIAGWIAGRVGLRWLATVSAGAAAASLSGLAVSDFSTAGILVACLLATLGLALSVGLTASSIAIMSAITPQKAGSAGSLEATAYDLGAGLGITGFGVLLATAYTRALAIPEILAPALAAQARLSIGETMMVASGLPRLQGEALIESGRAAFSQAHTGVLSAAAVLLAALAMALWVSLRGESAVRADDSAVEADG; from the coding sequence TTGCTCGCCGCCGTGCTGCTCGCGTTCACCCCGATCATGATCGACGTGACCATCCTGCACATTGCGATTCCGACGCTGACGCTTGATTTGCGCGCCTCCGGAACCGACGTGTTGTGGATCGTCGATATCTATCCGCTGTTCATGGCCGGTCTGCTGGTTCCGATGGGGGTTCTGACCGACCGGATCGGTACTCAGCGAACCCTGCTGATTGGCATGACGATGTTCTCGCTAGCCTCGATTGGCGCGGCGTTCTCGCCGACCCCGGGCGCGCTTATCGCCGCACGCGCCGCGCTAGCCCTGGGCTCGGCGATGATGATGCCGGCGATTCTTGCGGTGGTTCGTCGCGCGTTTGACGACGAGCAGGAGCGGGGCGTCGCGCTTGGGCTATGGGGCACTGTTGCGGCTTCCGGCGCGGCTGTGGGGCCACTGGTAGGTGGTTTGCTGTTGGAGCATTTCTGGTGGGGATCGGTGTTCCTGATCAACGTGCCGATCATGCTGGCGGTCATGCCGCTGGTGTATGGACTGGTTCCGAACGACGGGTCGGGTTCGCGCGCGCCCTGGCCGATCGGGCAGGCGCTGGTACTGATCGCTGGGCTGATGCTCAGTGTCTTTGCTATCAAAGCGCTTCTCAAACCGGGGCAATCCGTCCTGTTCACCACCGCGCTGCTTGTTATCGGGATTGGATTGTTGTCTGCGTTCGTCCGTTTCCAGCTTCGCTCGCCTCACCCGATGCTGGACCTCTCGCTTTTCAAAGGGGCGCAGGTGCGAGCAGGGCTCGCCATGGCCCTGATAGCGTCCGGCGCGCTGGCCGGAATCGAGCTGACGATCGCCCAGGAGATGCAGTTCGTCATCGGCAAATCGCCGCTCGCGGCGGGCCTGTTCCTGTTACCGCTTATGGCTGCCGCGGCGGTCGGCGGACCGATAGCCGGCTGGATAGCGGGCCGTGTCGGGTTGCGTTGGCTGGCAACGGTATCGGCGGGCGCAGCCGCGGCGAGTTTGAGCGGCTTGGCGGTGAGTGATTTCAGCACAGCAGGCATTCTCGTGGCTTGTCTGCTTGCCACGCTCGGCCTGGCGCTTTCCGTAGGCCTTACGGCTTCGTCTATCGCGATCATGTCCGCCATCACCCCACAGAAGGCGGGTTCGGCCGGCTCGCTGGAGGCGACCGCCTATGATTTGGGCGCGGGGCTTGGCATCACCGGCTTCGGCGTGCTGCTGGCAACCGCCTATACCCGGGCATTGGCGATCCCAGAAATCCTTGCGCCGGCGCTCGCCGCCCAGGCACGCCTTTCCATCGGCGAAACTATGATGGTGGCGTCCGGTTTGCCACGACTGCAGGGCGAAGCGCTGATCGAGTCCGGACGCGCGGCGTTCTCCCAAGCGCATACCGGTGTGCTGAGCGCGGCCGCGGTACTGCTGGCTGCATTGGCGATGGCCCTTTGGGTTTCGCTGCGAGGCGAGAGCGCTGTCCGCGCCGATGATTCCGCCGTGGAGGCCGATGGCTGA
- a CDS encoding LysR family transcriptional regulator, producing the protein MAFSSDSIKLFLAVLDQGSFSAAARALGRVPSAVNMAVSQLEAELDLVLFDRSTRKAQPTAAARALEPQARQVASQLNLLDAHALQLHAGLERRLVVAMAPELQTGAWSRPLTTLAAEFPTLEIEVRSAAQADAARMLHEGSAHLALVFERPGIDEREAFQEAGSQLLVAVAAPAYLTRGRGAPLGEAQLADMRQIIVASGDPAASDPQLVLSHRIWLTDSYLAALELVQAGVGWAYLAQPMVQPLIASGALDAVVFDNMASQLRLWVDVIWIKNRPLGLAARRYLKLLNEQNGAAPRRS; encoded by the coding sequence ATGGCATTCAGCAGCGATTCCATCAAATTGTTCCTCGCAGTGCTCGACCAGGGCTCGTTTTCCGCCGCCGCGCGTGCCCTCGGTCGCGTGCCCTCGGCCGTCAACATGGCGGTGTCTCAGCTCGAGGCCGAATTGGACCTCGTGCTGTTCGACCGTTCGACGCGCAAGGCCCAGCCCACCGCTGCTGCCCGCGCGCTGGAGCCCCAGGCCCGGCAGGTCGCCAGCCAACTCAACCTGCTCGACGCCCACGCGCTGCAGTTGCACGCCGGGCTGGAACGGCGGCTGGTGGTGGCGATGGCACCGGAACTGCAGACCGGCGCCTGGAGTCGGCCGCTGACGACCCTTGCCGCAGAATTTCCGACGTTGGAAATCGAGGTGCGCTCCGCCGCCCAGGCTGATGCCGCGCGCATGCTGCACGAGGGCAGCGCGCACCTGGCGCTGGTCTTCGAGCGCCCGGGGATCGACGAGCGCGAGGCGTTCCAGGAAGCCGGCAGCCAGTTACTAGTGGCCGTCGCCGCGCCGGCCTACCTCACACGTGGCCGTGGTGCGCCGCTGGGCGAGGCTCAACTGGCTGACATGCGGCAGATCATCGTCGCCAGCGGCGATCCCGCCGCCTCGGACCCGCAATTGGTGCTGTCGCACCGCATCTGGCTCACCGACAGTTACCTCGCCGCGCTGGAGCTGGTGCAGGCCGGTGTCGGCTGGGCATACCTGGCGCAGCCGATGGTGCAACCGCTGATCGCCTCAGGGGCGCTCGATGCGGTCGTGTTCGACAACATGGCCAGCCAGCTGCGGCTGTGGGTCGATGTCATCTGGATCAAGAACCGACCGCTCGGCCTGGCTGCACGGCGCTACCTGAAGCTGCTCAACGAACAGAACGGAGCGGCACCACGGCGCAGCTAG
- a CDS encoding SDR family NAD(P)-dependent oxidoreductase, whose protein sequence is MGGSTWQGQVAVVSGAGSEHGIGMAIARRLGAAGARLVVTASSARIAERVAELRAEGFEVHGRPADLTDEAQVQAFASWAEACWGRVDILVNNAGMAMLGSPEPMAEVATMSLEVWNQSLARNLTTAFLLTRALLPGMQARGYGRIVNVSSTTGTRGSNLGEAAYSAAKAGMVGLQMGLALEVAGRGITVNSVAPGWIATASSTPEEARAAAYVPVGRAGRPEEVAAAVAFLASPEASYITGELLVVDGGNCLIENKAP, encoded by the coding sequence ATGGGTGGATCGACGTGGCAGGGGCAGGTAGCGGTCGTCAGTGGCGCGGGTAGCGAGCACGGCATCGGCATGGCCATCGCGCGGCGCCTGGGTGCGGCCGGCGCCAGGCTGGTGGTTACGGCAAGCAGCGCGCGCATCGCCGAGCGTGTGGCCGAGCTGCGTGCAGAAGGCTTCGAGGTGCATGGGCGTCCGGCCGATCTGACCGATGAGGCCCAGGTGCAGGCATTCGCCAGCTGGGCCGAGGCTTGCTGGGGCCGCGTTGACATCCTCGTCAACAACGCCGGGATGGCCATGCTGGGCAGCCCCGAGCCGATGGCCGAAGTCGCCACGATGAGCCTCGAGGTCTGGAACCAGTCGCTCGCGCGCAACCTGACGACAGCGTTCCTGCTGACCAGGGCGTTGCTGCCGGGCATGCAGGCTCGCGGTTACGGGCGGATCGTCAATGTCAGCTCCACCACCGGAACCCGCGGCAGCAATCTCGGCGAGGCGGCTTACAGCGCTGCCAAGGCCGGCATGGTCGGGTTGCAGATGGGGCTCGCGCTGGAAGTCGCCGGGCGAGGCATCACCGTCAATTCGGTTGCCCCGGGCTGGATCGCCACCGCCTCGAGTACCCCGGAAGAAGCGCGCGCGGCGGCCTATGTGCCGGTGGGCCGTGCAGGTCGGCCGGAAGAGGTGGCCGCTGCCGTGGCGTTTCTCGCTTCACCCGAGGCCAGCTATATCACCGGCGAACTGCTGGTCGTCGATGGCGGCAACTGCCTGATCGAGAACAAGGCGCCATGA
- a CDS encoding SDR family NAD(P)-dependent oxidoreductase — translation MTPVVLVTGAAGGVGRALVERFAKGGWRVFATDLDASGLQALAAEQPLLGSLARDLRQPDACREVVEAVIAAAGRLDALVNAAGVWREGPVEHFSEADFDLVMDVNLKGTFFMCSAAIPALREAAGCIVNISSDAGRQGNLNAAAYCASKGGVTLLTKALALDLAPSGVRCNAISPGDIATPMLRFQAERYGDGDPQGYYRALLEKYPQGEGARFIQPGEVAELAFYLCQPAARSITGADLAIDCGVSAGH, via the coding sequence ATGACTCCTGTCGTGCTGGTCACCGGTGCCGCCGGTGGGGTGGGCCGCGCACTGGTCGAGCGCTTCGCCAAGGGCGGTTGGCGCGTCTTCGCCACGGATCTGGACGCCTCCGGCCTGCAGGCGTTGGCTGCCGAGCAGCCGCTGCTCGGCAGCCTGGCCCGCGACCTGCGCCAGCCGGACGCCTGCCGCGAGGTGGTCGAGGCGGTGATCGCCGCCGCTGGCCGCCTGGATGCGCTGGTCAACGCGGCCGGCGTGTGGCGTGAAGGCCCGGTCGAGCATTTCAGCGAGGCGGATTTCGACCTGGTGATGGACGTCAACCTCAAGGGCACCTTCTTCATGTGCTCGGCCGCCATCCCAGCGCTGCGCGAAGCGGCTGGCTGCATCGTCAACATCTCCAGCGATGCCGGCCGCCAGGGCAATCTCAACGCCGCCGCCTACTGCGCCAGCAAGGGCGGCGTGACCCTGCTGACCAAGGCACTCGCACTGGACCTGGCGCCGTCCGGCGTGCGCTGCAACGCCATTTCGCCCGGCGACATCGCGACTCCGATGTTGCGGTTTCAGGCCGAGCGCTACGGCGACGGCGACCCGCAGGGCTACTACCGCGCGCTGCTGGAGAAATACCCGCAGGGCGAGGGCGCTCGCTTCATCCAGCCCGGCGAAGTCGCCGAGCTGGCGTTCTACCTGTGTCAGCCGGCGGCGCGCTCGATTACCGGCGCAGACCTGGCCATCGATTGTGGGGTCTCGGCCGGGCACTAA